From the Bacteroidales bacterium genome, one window contains:
- a CDS encoding rubrerythrin family protein, protein MTNNLSPKQIEMIKGFQKSEISEYYIYTKLSKVIKDLENAKILARIGNEEKNHYEIWKSYTNEEVKPNMLKVQWYYFVSRVFGLTFGIKLMEVGENKAQETYNSMLTDIPEAKRIMDEEHIHEKELIGMIDEERLQYAGSIVLGLNDALVELTGALAGLSLALQNTKLIAMAGLITGIAASFSMAASDYLSKKADNTEKNPARSATYTGTAYILTVALLILPYLLFNHYLLCLGLTLFTAILIIFGFNYYISVAKDLNFKRRFTEMALISLGVSALTFGIGFLVRNALGIDI, encoded by the coding sequence ATGACAAATAACTTATCACCAAAGCAAATTGAGATGATTAAAGGGTTTCAGAAAAGTGAAATCTCAGAGTATTACATCTACACAAAACTATCGAAGGTTATTAAAGACCTTGAAAATGCCAAAATCCTAGCACGTATTGGCAATGAAGAAAAAAATCATTACGAGATTTGGAAGAGTTACACCAACGAGGAGGTAAAACCCAACATGCTTAAGGTGCAATGGTACTATTTCGTATCGCGTGTATTCGGACTTACATTCGGTATTAAACTAATGGAAGTAGGGGAAAACAAGGCTCAAGAAACGTACAACAGCATGTTAACCGATATCCCAGAGGCAAAAAGGATAATGGATGAGGAGCATATCCACGAAAAGGAGCTGATTGGAATGATTGATGAGGAGCGCCTCCAGTATGCCGGCTCAATAGTACTTGGGCTCAACGATGCGCTTGTTGAGCTTACAGGTGCTCTCGCTGGATTATCGCTAGCACTGCAAAACACTAAGCTAATTGCAATGGCTGGGCTTATTACTGGTATCGCCGCCTCGTTCTCTATGGCTGCATCTGATTATCTATCAAAAAAAGCCGATAATACTGAGAAAAACCCAGCACGTTCAGCAACTTATACAGGTACGGCATACATTCTAACAGTTGCGCTTTTAATACTACCCTATCTGCTATTCAATCACTACCTACTTTGTCTTGGGCTCACCCTATTTACTGCAATTCTAATTATATTTGGGTTCAACTACTATATATCCGTTGCTAAGGATCTTAACTTTAAACGCCGCTTCACCGAAATGGCACTGATAAGCCTTGGAGTATCGGCATTAACGTTCGGTATTGGATTTTTGGTAAGGAATGCATTGGGTATTGATATCTAA
- a CDS encoding phosphate/phosphite/phosphonate ABC transporter substrate-binding protein: MKQYQKYFTLLTLLVASCVQKHGDPGPHYSVSPDDSTISVFSFAVHPLHNPNKLMQAYQPLIDYLNPKVEGVRFTLEASRDYASYEQKYKARKPEFLLPNPWQTLQAMKAGYHVIAMAGEPCDFKGIFIVRKDNPIRTPHDLKGKTVSYPASTALAACIMPQYFLHLSGINVSTDIENRYVGSQESSIMNVYLGLTAVGATWPPPWRNFQKNHPREAALLKVIWETEPLINNSVMMRNDIPAEIGEQVRKLLTELHETDQGKAILAGMETARFFIVSDKDYDVVRAYVDRFEKEVRKIELK; the protein is encoded by the coding sequence ATGAAACAATATCAGAAATACTTCACATTACTCACACTGCTTGTTGCAAGCTGCGTGCAAAAGCATGGAGACCCCGGACCGCATTACAGTGTGTCTCCGGACGATAGCACAATATCTGTTTTTAGTTTTGCGGTGCATCCATTGCACAACCCAAATAAACTTATGCAGGCTTACCAGCCACTTATTGACTATTTAAACCCTAAGGTAGAAGGTGTCAGGTTCACCCTTGAGGCATCACGTGATTATGCCAGTTACGAACAAAAGTACAAAGCCAGGAAACCGGAGTTTCTATTGCCCAATCCATGGCAAACCCTCCAAGCGATGAAGGCCGGATACCACGTTATTGCTATGGCTGGAGAACCCTGTGATTTCAAAGGTATCTTCATTGTGCGCAAAGATAACCCCATCCGAACGCCGCACGACCTGAAAGGCAAAACTGTAAGTTACCCGGCTTCCACAGCGCTGGCCGCCTGCATTATGCCCCAGTATTTTCTCCATCTCTCGGGTATCAATGTTTCTACCGACATTGAAAACCGGTATGTTGGTTCGCAAGAATCGTCTATCATGAATGTGTATCTTGGGTTAACTGCTGTCGGGGCTACATGGCCACCTCCCTGGAGGAATTTTCAAAAAAACCATCCCCGTGAAGCAGCCCTACTGAAGGTCATTTGGGAAACAGAACCTCTTATCAATAATTCGGTAATGATGCGCAACGATATACCAGCTGAAATTGGAGAGCAGGTTCGTAAACTCCTGACAGAACTTCATGAAACTGACCAAGGGAAAGCAATACTTGCAGGTATGGAAACCGCTCGTTTTTTTATAGTTTCAGACAAAGACTATGACGTGGTGCGTGCTTATGTAGACCGGTTTGAGAAGGAAGTAAGAAAAATTGAATTGAAATGA
- a CDS encoding PAS domain S-box protein, translated as MRLGKIRNFMLGTLRGRLILGVASIHAVMMTLFIVDLTVRQRALLLDRQADEATALAQSLSTSAAVWIKSDDISGLQELIESQRLYPELQYAILTDERGLILAHTDHEKQGLYLLGLPNKIHDTILIKTPALVDIVVPAQLNNRHIGWVRVGIGSKKIGEKLSHIIYTGILYAFFAIVIGSLIAWFMGRRITRRLYAVQDTINKVRTGNSTARSNIEGSDEAASIAAEFNIMLDTLGSQYTLLSALINSPSDIVIFSLDKEYCYTAFNEKHRSEMKKVWKVDIKIGMNLLECMQIKELRELAKQSMDRALNGEAFSEIQHQPEPDIYYEFSWNPIFQNKEIVGITAFVRDITKQKQNEIQIIKLNRIYSVLSNINEAIVRIHEPEEMMKEACRIAVEYGKFQMAWIGMVNTQSKKVDVVASYGDTGNYLQEINIDLSDEKRNNGPTGIAVKTSKHKISNNIVIDDSMAPWRNNALKYDYKSSASFPLIVNEKAIGAFNLYSDEVDFFQEGDIKLLDEMAIDISFAFEFIQAETNRKQAEKALKESEQKYRSLIQKIQTAIIVHGGNTQIITCNVKAQELLGLTEDQLWGKTAIDPAWHFFREDMSIMPLEEYPVNRVMASRQVLRNYIVGIHRPNNENDVWVLVNADPVFDEKDEIKQVIVTFIDITERKEAEEVLHKALKEIQDLYNNAPCGYHSLDKDGVFVKINKTELEWLGYSYEEVIGRMKFTDLLTEEGVKTFRENFPRFKIVGELRNLEFELIRKNGSILPILVSATAITDNEGNYLMSRSTVIDITEHKKSQEAIQESKKHYYQIVDLSQDMIVIHQYGKVVFINDAGVKLAGASNPDQIIGRSVLEFVPLKQREIAQKRMQADLVEGESSEVYEQKLLCLDGTEIDIELRGMQINYQGEKAIQFVARDITERKKVEEALRTAKILLEQTIMQSPVPMVLVTMPDATIRYVNPSARQFLGIDDEPDLTNTPLMNLKISFRDFDLQGNEGFLEELPLVRSLKGIKTEGEERYILRKDGTIRYELVSGTPILDNNGQIIAGYLIMMDITERKQAENALIKSEVGLKEAQRLGRLGSWDWDALTDTIIWSEEYYRIYGFDPTQHPPGYIDHLKAYTPESAALLDEAVKKNMETGEPYVLDLELARADGTRCWITARSETKRNQKGKIIGLRGTAQDITDRKQSEEEIRKLNQELEKRVFERTSQLEAANKELEAFSYSVSHDLRTPLRSIDGFSQAILEDYSNMIDAQGKDYLHRIRSATQRMAQLIDDMLNLSRVSRNELIIQQVNMSNIAQEIAINLKETEPDRQVEFIVHEGIEVQGDSRLLLIVMENLIANAWKFTSKHPTARIEFGTRQQNDTAVYFVRDDGAGFNMKYAQKLFGVFQRLHTTIEYPGTGVGLATVQRIIHRHGGKVWAEGEVEKGTTFYFTIP; from the coding sequence ATGAGACTAGGAAAAATAAGAAACTTCATGTTAGGAACACTCCGTGGCCGCCTTATTTTAGGGGTAGCATCAATCCATGCAGTAATGATGACACTTTTTATAGTGGATCTTACTGTAAGGCAGCGTGCTTTGCTCCTCGACCGTCAAGCTGATGAAGCGACCGCATTGGCTCAATCCCTTTCTACTTCAGCAGCAGTCTGGATCAAATCAGACGACATTTCTGGCCTACAGGAACTCATTGAGTCGCAAAGGCTTTATCCCGAACTTCAGTATGCAATACTCACAGATGAGCGTGGTCTTATACTTGCTCATACCGACCATGAAAAACAGGGGCTCTACTTGCTTGGCCTACCTAATAAAATCCACGATACCATATTGATTAAAACACCAGCATTAGTAGATATAGTTGTTCCGGCACAACTCAACAATCGGCATATAGGTTGGGTACGTGTTGGTATTGGCAGCAAGAAAATAGGAGAGAAACTTTCTCACATTATATATACCGGTATATTATATGCCTTTTTTGCAATTGTAATCGGGTCGCTTATCGCTTGGTTTATGGGTAGAAGAATCACACGAAGGCTCTATGCAGTGCAGGATACAATCAATAAGGTTAGAACTGGTAATTCAACAGCACGATCCAATATTGAAGGATCGGACGAGGCCGCCTCAATTGCAGCCGAGTTTAATATTATGTTAGACACGTTAGGGTCTCAATACACATTACTTTCTGCGTTAATCAACAGTCCCAGCGATATCGTTATTTTTTCGTTAGATAAAGAATATTGTTACACTGCTTTTAATGAGAAGCACCGTTCTGAAATGAAAAAGGTGTGGAAAGTAGATATCAAGATAGGGATGAATCTGCTTGAATGTATGCAAATTAAGGAATTAAGAGAACTAGCAAAACAAAGTATGGACAGGGCATTGAACGGGGAAGCGTTTTCCGAAATACAACATCAACCTGAACCCGATATTTATTATGAATTCAGCTGGAATCCTATCTTTCAAAACAAAGAAATTGTCGGGATAACTGCTTTTGTACGCGACATTACCAAACAAAAACAAAATGAAATACAAATTATAAAACTCAACCGGATTTATTCGGTGCTTAGCAACATTAATGAGGCAATTGTAAGGATACACGAACCTGAGGAAATGATGAAGGAAGCTTGCCGCATTGCTGTTGAGTATGGCAAATTTCAAATGGCTTGGATTGGTATGGTGAACACTCAGTCCAAAAAAGTAGATGTTGTAGCATCGTATGGCGATACAGGCAATTATCTCCAAGAAATAAATATTGATTTAAGTGATGAGAAAAGAAACAACGGACCTACCGGGATCGCTGTTAAAACAAGTAAGCATAAAATATCCAACAATATTGTTATTGACGACAGTATGGCACCCTGGCGGAACAATGCTTTAAAATACGACTACAAGTCTTCCGCTTCTTTTCCTTTGATTGTAAACGAAAAGGCTATTGGCGCTTTTAACCTGTATTCCGATGAAGTTGATTTTTTTCAGGAAGGGGATATAAAACTTCTCGATGAAATGGCAATTGATATATCCTTTGCATTTGAGTTTATCCAAGCAGAAACCAATCGCAAGCAGGCAGAAAAAGCGCTAAAAGAGAGCGAACAAAAATATCGGTCATTGATTCAGAAAATTCAGACAGCAATTATAGTACATGGTGGCAATACCCAAATAATAACTTGCAATGTCAAAGCACAGGAACTGCTTGGTTTAACCGAAGATCAACTATGGGGTAAAACAGCAATCGACCCGGCATGGCATTTTTTTCGAGAAGATATGTCCATTATGCCTTTGGAAGAATATCCAGTGAACCGTGTGATGGCTTCCAGACAGGTGTTAAGGAATTACATAGTTGGTATACACCGTCCTAACAATGAAAATGATGTATGGGTATTGGTCAATGCTGATCCGGTTTTTGATGAGAAAGATGAAATAAAACAAGTAATTGTAACTTTTATCGACATTACTGAACGGAAAGAGGCTGAAGAGGTGCTACACAAAGCATTAAAAGAGATACAGGATCTATACAATAATGCACCTTGTGGTTATCATTCGCTAGATAAGGATGGGGTGTTTGTCAAGATAAACAAGACTGAACTCGAATGGCTGGGCTATAGCTACGAAGAGGTGATTGGTAGAATGAAATTTACCGATCTGCTTACAGAAGAGGGTGTAAAAACCTTTAGGGAAAATTTTCCACGATTTAAGATTGTGGGCGAATTGAGAAACCTTGAATTCGAATTAATCCGTAAAAACGGATCCATACTACCTATACTGGTCAGTGCAACAGCCATCACCGACAATGAAGGGAATTATTTAATGAGCAGATCTACAGTGATAGACATTACCGAACATAAGAAAAGCCAAGAGGCTATACAAGAAAGCAAGAAACACTATTATCAGATCGTGGATCTTTCACAGGATATGATTGTTATACACCAGTATGGAAAAGTGGTTTTTATCAACGATGCTGGTGTCAAATTGGCAGGAGCTTCAAACCCTGATCAGATTATTGGTAGATCGGTTTTGGAGTTTGTGCCTTTAAAACAAAGAGAAATTGCCCAAAAGAGGATGCAAGCCGACTTAGTTGAGGGCGAATCATCGGAGGTTTATGAGCAAAAACTCCTTTGTCTCGATGGAACAGAAATAGATATTGAGTTACGAGGAATGCAAATCAATTATCAAGGAGAAAAAGCCATTCAATTTGTAGCACGAGATATCACTGAACGAAAAAAAGTCGAAGAAGCATTGCGGACGGCAAAGATACTTCTTGAGCAGACAATAATGCAATCACCAGTGCCTATGGTATTGGTAACTATGCCAGATGCTACGATCCGTTATGTCAATCCATCCGCCCGGCAGTTTTTGGGCATTGATGATGAACCTGACCTAACCAATACACCTCTGATGAATCTTAAGATCTCCTTCCGAGACTTTGATCTACAGGGTAACGAGGGATTTCTTGAAGAACTACCATTGGTACGAAGTCTTAAGGGAATTAAAACAGAGGGGGAAGAACGATACATTCTCCGCAAGGATGGAACTATTCGCTATGAGTTGGTAAGTGGGACACCAATTTTAGATAATAACGGGCAGATCATTGCTGGTTATCTCATTATGATGGACATCACCGAGCGCAAACAGGCAGAAAATGCCTTAATCAAGAGTGAAGTAGGCCTTAAAGAAGCACAGCGCTTAGGCCGACTTGGTAGTTGGGATTGGGATGCATTAACAGACACCATTATATGGTCCGAAGAGTATTATCGTATATATGGTTTCGATCCGACACAGCACCCGCCAGGTTACATAGATCATTTAAAGGCATACACACCTGAGAGCGCTGCACTGCTTGACGAAGCAGTGAAGAAAAATATGGAAACAGGTGAACCTTATGTACTTGACCTGGAACTTGCACGAGCAGATGGAACGCGATGTTGGATCACTGCCCGCAGTGAAACAAAACGCAACCAAAAAGGCAAGATTATAGGTCTGCGTGGAACTGCGCAGGATATCACCGATCGAAAACAATCGGAAGAAGAAATTCGGAAACTAAATCAAGAACTCGAAAAACGCGTATTTGAACGTACCTCGCAACTGGAAGCGGCAAATAAAGAACTTGAAGCATTTTCGTATTCTGTTTCACATGATCTACGTACACCACTCCGTAGTATAGATGGATTTAGCCAGGCTATTCTTGAAGATTATTCAAATATGATTGATGCACAAGGGAAAGACTACTTGCATCGTATACGCTCTGCAACGCAGCGCATGGCACAACTCATCGATGATATGCTGAACCTTTCACGAGTTAGCCGTAATGAATTAATTATTCAGCAGGTGAATATGAGTAATATTGCTCAGGAAATTGCTATAAATCTTAAAGAAACCGAACCCGATCGGCAGGTTGAATTTATTGTTCATGAAGGAATTGAAGTACAGGGAGACAGTAGACTCCTTCTTATTGTTATGGAAAACCTCATTGCAAATGCATGGAAGTTTACTTCAAAGCATCCAACGGCACGTATTGAGTTTGGTACACGACAACAAAATGATACAGCCGTGTATTTTGTTCGCGACGACGGAGCTGGTTTCAATATGAAATATGCACAAAAACTTTTTGGCGTGTTTCAACGGTTACATACCACGATTGAATATCCAGGCACAGGTGTTGGATTGGCAACAGTGCAAAGAATCATTCATCGGCATGGAGGCAAAGTATGGGCAGAAGGGGAAGTTGAAAAAGGAACTACATTCTATTTCACTATACCATAA
- a CDS encoding ABC transporter substrate-binding protein encodes MANKTILLVEDNLEYVRLIQQVLKKNNISIPILIFMALLALTACVNEPLQPMRIGMHVWPGFEPLFLARHIESLNERDFRLVEFSNGSEVGRAFRNGTLEAACLTLDEVFYLIQDGMDPVILLVMDESRGADAVLARPEIKSLSELRGKRIAVEVSAVEAYMLIRTLQKAGLTMKDVTPVYLPIEKHFSAYKNGLVDAVVTYEPVRTKLLEQGAVDLFNSSMMPGEIVDVLVVHRDYLEGHPERAISLRKAWFTALEQIRQSPHESANFMAIREQMTTDEFESSLQRIHFPDEQENHILLKGNAPKLLIVAELLKTVMIESGLLRENIPLKPLFVLQETMKTK; translated from the coding sequence ATGGCAAACAAAACTATTTTATTGGTAGAAGATAATCTTGAATACGTACGACTCATCCAACAGGTACTCAAGAAAAACAACATATCCATTCCTATATTAATTTTCATGGCCTTATTGGCCTTAACGGCTTGTGTGAACGAACCTTTGCAGCCCATGCGCATTGGAATGCATGTATGGCCCGGATTTGAACCGTTGTTTTTGGCACGACATATTGAAAGTTTGAATGAAAGAGATTTTCGCTTGGTAGAATTCTCAAACGGTTCGGAGGTTGGTCGTGCCTTTCGCAACGGCACACTGGAAGCCGCCTGCCTTACTCTGGATGAAGTATTCTACCTTATACAGGATGGGATGGATCCTGTGATCCTACTTGTCATGGATGAGTCCCGTGGCGCAGACGCAGTGCTGGCTCGTCCGGAAATTAAAAGTCTTTCGGAATTACGGGGGAAACGGATCGCAGTTGAAGTAAGTGCTGTAGAAGCTTATATGCTCATCCGCACCCTGCAAAAAGCAGGCCTTACCATGAAAGATGTTACACCTGTGTATCTCCCAATTGAAAAACATTTTTCAGCTTACAAGAATGGTCTTGTTGACGCAGTTGTGACCTATGAACCTGTTCGCACCAAACTCTTGGAACAAGGTGCGGTGGATTTGTTCAACAGTTCCATGATGCCGGGTGAGATTGTGGATGTGTTGGTTGTCCACCGTGATTATCTGGAAGGTCATCCAGAAAGAGCCATCTCCCTACGGAAAGCATGGTTTACGGCATTGGAACAGATACGCCAGTCTCCCCATGAATCAGCTAATTTTATGGCTATACGTGAGCAGATGACCACAGATGAATTTGAGTCCTCGCTACAACGAATCCATTTCCCGGATGAGCAGGAAAACCATATCCTACTTAAGGGTAATGCGCCCAAACTGTTAATCGTTGCAGAGCTGCTTAAAACAGTGATGATAGAGTCGGGTCTACTTCGCGAAAATATTCCTCTGAAGCCTCTTTTTGTGCTTCAAGAAACGATGAAAACAAAGTGA